The Thalassophryne amazonica chromosome 8, fThaAma1.1, whole genome shotgun sequence genome includes a window with the following:
- the nup93 gene encoding nuclear pore complex protein Nup93 isoform X2: MLVQWEQVKQRVLHTLLGAGEDALDFSQDVEPKFVSEVTVQGRSALDSVEVAYGRQIYIFNEKIVNGHIQPNLGDLCASVAQNLDDKNVSEMWQMVKQMTDVLLVPAKDTLKSRTSVDMQMAFVQQALTFLENSYKNHTMVTVFGNLHQAQLGGIPGTYQLVRSFLNIKLPGPLPGMQDGEVEGHPVWAVIYYCLRCGDMHAVMQVVNRVQHQLGDFKSWFHEYMNSPDRRLSPASENKLRLHYRRVLRNSTDPYKRAVYCLIGKCDVSDNHGEVADKTEDYLWLKLNQVCFHDDGSSSPQDRMTLSQLQKQLLEDYGESHFLASQHPFLYFQVLFLTAQFEAAVAFLFRVEQLRSHAVHVALVLYELRLLLKSSGQSAQLLSQEAGDPPMVRRLNFIRLLMLYTRKFESTDPREALQYFYFLRKEKDSQGENMFMRCVSELVIESREFDMLLGRLEKDGSRKPGVIDKFAGDTRAIICKVAQEAENKGLFEEAVKLYELAKNPDKVLELMNRLLSPVIAQISAPQSNKERLKNTAVAIAERYRSQGIAGEKSVDSTFYLLIDLMTFFDEYHAGHIDRAYDVMEHLKLLPLSQDSVEERVAAFRNFSDEVRHNLSEVLLATMNILFTQYKHLKGSPTGTPGRPQTTIEDKDTQLRSQARALITFAGMIPYNMAGDTNARLVQMELMMN, from the exons ATGCTAGTCCAGTGGGAGCAGGTAAAGCAGAGAGTGTTGCACACTCTGCTTGGAGCAGGAGAAGATGCACTGGATTTCAGTCAAGATGTGGAG CCCAAATTTGTGAGTGAAGTTACGGTTCAAGGAAGAAGTGCTTTGGACAGTGTGGAGGTGGCCTATGGACGACag ATCTATATTTTCAATGAGAAGATAGTGAATGGCCACATTCAACCTAATTTAGGAGATTTGTGTGCTTCTGTGGCACAGAATCTGGATGACAAG AATGTATCAGAAATGTGGCAGATGGTAAAGCAGATGACAGATGTGCTGCTGGTTCCAGCCAAAGACACCCTGAAGAGTCGCACTTCTGTTGACATGCAGATGGCCTTTGTACAGCAGGCACTCACTTTCCTTGAAAACAG TTACAAGAACCACACTATGGTGACTGTGTTTGGAAATCTACACCAAGCTCAGCTTGGTGGCATCCCAGGAACATACCAGCTAGTCCGCAGCTTCCTCAACATTAAACTACCGGGACCCTTGCCTGGCATGCAG GATGGTGAGGTAGAGGGCCACCCAGTGTGGGCTGTGATTTACTACTGCCTGCGCTGTGGAGACATGCATGCAGTCATGCAGGTGGTGAACAGAGTGCAGCACCAGCTGGGAGACTTCAAGAGCTGGTTTCACGAGTACATGAACAGTCCTGACAGACG CCTTTCTCCAGCTTCAGAGAACAAGCTTCGCCTCCACTACCGCAGAGTGCTGAGGAACAGCACTGACCCCTACAAGAGAGCGGTCTACTGCCTGATAGGGAAATGTGACGTTAGTGATAACCACGGGGAGGTGGCAGACAAGACTGAAGACTACCTCTGGCTTAAG TTGAACCAGGTGTGTTTTCATGATGACGGCAGCAGCTCTCCACAGGACAGAATGACCCTGTCCCAACTACAGAAACAGCTGCTGGAGGATTATG GGGAGTCCCATTTCTTAGCAAGCCAGCATCCCTTCCTGTATTTCCAGGTGTTGTTCCTGACGGCTCAGTTTGAGGCGGCTGTCGCCTTCTTGTTTCGTGTCGAGCAACTGAGGAGTCATGCTGTGCATGTGGCGCTAGTTCTGTATGAGCTCCGGTTGTTGCTGAAGTCATCTGGCCAAAGTGCTCAGCTGT TAAGTCAAGAAGCCGGTGACCCTCCCATGGTACGTCGCCTGAATTTTATCCGTCTGCTTATGCTCTACACTCGCAAGTTTGAGTCCACTGACCCACGGGAAGCTCTGCAGTACTTTTATTTCTTACG CAAAGAGAAGGACAGCCAGGGAGAGAACATGTTCATGCGCTGTGTCAGTGAACTTGTTATTGAGAGCCGAGAG TTTGATATGCTGTTGGGAAGATTGGAGAAGGATGGAAGCAGGAAG CCTGGAGTCATAGATAAGTTTGCTGGGGACACCAGGGCTATCATCTGTAAGGTGGCTCAAGAAGCTGAGAACAAGGGCTTGTTTGAAGAAGCAGTCAAACTGTATGAGCTGGCAAAG AACCCAGATAAGGTGTTGGAGTTGATGAACAGGTTGTTAAGTCCAGTTATTGCCCAGATCAGTGCTCCTCAGTCTAACAAGGAGAGGCTAAAAAACACTGCAGTGGCCATTGCTGAAAG GTATCGCTCTCAGGGTATAGCAGGAGAGAAGTCTGTCGATAGTACGTTCTACCTGCTGATAGACCTGATGACGTTCTTTGATGAGTACCATGCAGGTCACATTGATAGAGCGTATGAT GTGATGGAACATTTAAAGCTTCTTCCACTCAGTCAGGACAGTGTAGAGGAGAGAGTAGCTGCCTTCAGGAACTTCAGTGATGAG GTGCGTCACAATCTGTCTGAAGTACTTTTGGCCACAATGAACATACTGTTTACACAATACAAGCACCTGAAGGGTTCGCCTACAGGCACACCTGGACGCCCCCAGACGACCATAGAAGACAAAGACACG CAACTGCGCAGCCAGGCCCGAGCGCTGATCACCTTTGCTGGAATGATTCCATACAACATGGCCGGAGACACAAACGCCAGACTGGTGCAGATGGAATTAATGATGAACTGA